One stretch of Pseudomonadota bacterium DNA includes these proteins:
- a CDS encoding helix-turn-helix domain-containing protein → MRELERRGVLPGHRLGGSLRFSRVEIDALLLKSRQPTLDEIAEGARVDIVPVDGLGPLLDPENASSYLGLPSVDALNHRVRRGEVPTYRVGRQLRFREAELDAAVTSRRRAVACNRAFSPSQTLTHDRALLIDEGDARLPR, encoded by the coding sequence GTGCGCGAGCTGGAACGTCGCGGCGTTCTCCCGGGGCATCGGCTCGGCGGCAGCCTCCGCTTCAGCCGGGTCGAAATCGACGCGCTCCTGCTGAAGAGCAGACAGCCGACGCTGGATGAAATCGCCGAGGGCGCGCGGGTGGATATCGTCCCCGTAGACGGTTTGGGTCCGTTGCTGGATCCGGAAAACGCGTCCAGCTACCTCGGCCTTCCTTCTGTCGATGCGCTCAACCACCGTGTCCGTCGGGGAGAGGTCCCCACCTACCGCGTGGGCCGGCAGCTCCGCTTCAGAGAGGCCGAACTCGACGCTGCGGTGACATCCCGCCGCCGCGCCGTGGCGTGCAACCGCGCGTTTTCGCCAAGTCAGACGTTGACGCACGATCGTGCTCTCCTTATTGATGAAGGTGACGCCCGTTTGCCGAGGTGA
- a CDS encoding site-specific integrase, with translation MGVRKYKKRGREFWKIDTWLELTDGSSKRFKKAGIPTREMATALEQKMRTEAFEGRYFDRPKAKPLTVAEAWKNYAPVAERDTQDPATDVGRAKHFIRHLGSRRAASLTLKDIDTYREKRKIEPSRRGKTPAVSTMNREVALLRHVLNHSAKCGDLDRNPLLGVKMLNEDNVRDVAIGESEFETLYGCAEAPLKPILLMAFDTGMRKREILDLRWEQVNLKAGTVRLAARDTKSKQPRVIILTGRVREVLEKLPRSISGYVFVNPDTDKPWNQIVKVFHRARKSAGLHRLWFHDLRRSFITNARRRGVAESVVMRLSGHRTRAVFERYNVVSEEDLREAVRVIELGSRTETGREKDGSVNS, from the coding sequence ATGGGCGTCAGGAAGTACAAGAAGAGAGGCAGGGAGTTCTGGAAGATCGACACGTGGCTCGAGCTGACTGACGGCAGCTCGAAGCGGTTCAAGAAGGCGGGTATCCCGACGCGCGAGATGGCGACAGCGCTTGAGCAGAAGATGCGGACCGAGGCGTTCGAAGGACGGTACTTCGACCGGCCCAAGGCGAAGCCGCTCACCGTGGCCGAGGCGTGGAAGAACTACGCGCCGGTCGCTGAGCGGGACACGCAGGATCCGGCGACCGACGTCGGCCGCGCGAAGCACTTCATCCGGCACCTGGGTTCGCGACGGGCTGCGTCGCTCACGCTGAAGGACATCGACACGTACCGCGAGAAGAGGAAGATCGAACCGTCACGCAGGGGAAAGACGCCGGCTGTGAGCACCATGAACCGCGAGGTCGCGCTGCTGCGGCACGTACTCAACCACTCGGCGAAATGCGGCGATCTGGACCGCAACCCGCTCCTCGGCGTGAAGATGCTCAATGAGGACAACGTGCGTGACGTGGCCATCGGCGAGAGCGAGTTCGAGACGCTGTACGGGTGCGCCGAAGCGCCGCTCAAGCCGATCCTGCTCATGGCGTTCGACACCGGCATGCGCAAGCGGGAGATCCTCGATCTGCGGTGGGAGCAGGTGAACCTCAAGGCGGGCACGGTTCGGCTCGCGGCGAGGGACACGAAGAGCAAGCAGCCGCGAGTGATCATTCTCACGGGCCGCGTGCGAGAAGTTCTGGAGAAGCTGCCTCGGTCGATTTCCGGCTACGTATTCGTGAACCCGGACACGGACAAACCGTGGAACCAAATTGTGAAGGTGTTCCACCGGGCGCGCAAGAGCGCCGGGCTGCACAGGCTGTGGTTCCACGACCTGCGCCGCAGCTTCATCACGAACGCGCGCCGACGCGGCGTGGCCGAGTCCGTGGTGATGCGGTTGAGCGGTCACCGGACGCGCGCGGTGTTCGAGCGCTACAACGTGGTGAGCGAGGAAGACCTGCGAGAAGCCGTGCGCGTGATCGAACTCGGCAGCCGGACTGAGACGGGCAGAGAGAAAGACGGATCGGTGAACTCATGA
- a CDS encoding MarR family transcriptional regulator — translation MKRRSKTTSTRPQSRLDGTDGTDGTGIYDDSILRSLRRIMRAVDLHSRQLARQHNLTGPQLVCLRRLSTQDGITHGELAEAVSLSQATVTGIVDRLEMQGLVRRERSTEDRRAVRILLTDNGRKIIRSAPSGLQERFATRLRGLSKNEQAAIDRALRQIVIMMEADSLDAAPILDASSVLDAPPLVTTEKQ, via the coding sequence ATGAAAAGACGCTCGAAGACCACCTCGACACGGCCGCAAAGCCGCCTGGACGGAACGGACGGAACGGACGGAACCGGCATCTACGATGACAGCATCCTGAGATCGTTGCGCCGGATCATGCGCGCCGTCGACCTGCACAGCCGGCAGCTCGCGCGCCAGCACAACCTGACCGGGCCGCAGCTCGTATGCCTGCGCCGGCTGTCGACCCAGGATGGGATCACACACGGCGAACTCGCCGAGGCCGTTTCGCTCAGCCAGGCGACAGTCACGGGGATCGTCGACCGGCTCGAGATGCAGGGGCTGGTTCGCCGCGAGCGCAGCACCGAGGATCGCCGTGCTGTCAGAATCCTGCTCACTGATAACGGGCGGAAGATCATCCGGAGCGCGCCCTCGGGCCTCCAGGAGCGATTCGCGACACGGCTGCGCGGGCTCTCGAAGAACGAACAGGCTGCGATCGATCGCGCACTGCGGCAGATCGTCATCATGATGGAGGCGGACAGCCTCGACGCCGCGCCTATCCTGGACGCCAGCTCGGTTCTCGATGCCCCACCGCTCGTCACGACCGAGAAGCAGTGA
- a CDS encoding sulfatase-like hydrolase/transferase, which produces MVTSCASSRNSTPDEEPWTPSAVDALAATEEGAEAGAPSQLTPRPRGAEPAAGRSALLVVVDTLNAQHLSAYGYGRATSPSIDALARSGLTMTGYVSNSSWTRPSYTTILTGQPKRVHGVELNGHKLSDDVETLAERFAEAGYRTASFVGNPLVGADVGYSQGFEVYVDTKTMGRMFPSDEALVDRAIRWLAREDPRPFFLVVFLTAPHAPYRPHLGYRRFLEEVPGGRIIERPRREYRQPLPAPDRDRIVAAYDGEVAFADAQVGRLIDFLAAEGALPRTTVLVTADHGEAFGEHNCYTHTYHMWEPVLLVPFVLVAPEIGSKNVRDDRPYTHIDIAPTLLDLAGVDYSGDELPGISIARVLRGTAEVDRERLVFSQYDAHGVRREAVRKGRWKLVHHHAVPKSAASRLNDLSQGSAPSRPRDLPSLAWDGERYELYDLVADPEERRNVYDENSGSSTLRDLRRGMESSLRGTTVSGPLSEETMRVLTAMGYMRSPTDAEEPANRRR; this is translated from the coding sequence ATGGTGACATCCTGCGCGTCGAGTCGAAACTCGACACCGGATGAAGAACCGTGGACACCTTCCGCGGTCGATGCGCTTGCGGCTACGGAGGAAGGGGCCGAGGCGGGCGCGCCTTCGCAGCTGACGCCCCGACCGCGCGGGGCCGAGCCGGCAGCCGGCAGATCCGCTCTGCTCGTCGTCGTCGATACATTGAATGCACAGCATCTCAGCGCGTACGGATACGGCCGGGCTACGAGCCCGAGCATCGATGCGCTCGCAAGGAGCGGTCTCACCATGACCGGCTACGTCTCGAACTCCTCGTGGACCCGGCCGAGTTACACGACGATCCTGACGGGACAGCCCAAGCGCGTACACGGCGTGGAGCTGAACGGCCACAAGCTCTCCGACGACGTCGAAACCCTTGCCGAGCGGTTCGCAGAAGCCGGCTACCGGACCGCGTCGTTCGTCGGCAACCCGCTCGTCGGCGCCGACGTCGGCTACTCCCAGGGTTTCGAGGTCTATGTCGACACGAAAACGATGGGGCGGATGTTCCCGTCCGACGAAGCGCTGGTCGACAGGGCGATCCGCTGGCTCGCCAGGGAGGATCCGCGACCGTTCTTCCTCGTCGTCTTCCTGACGGCACCGCACGCGCCGTATCGCCCACACTTGGGGTACCGCCGTTTCCTCGAGGAGGTCCCGGGCGGCAGGATCATCGAGCGGCCGCGCCGCGAGTATCGCCAGCCCTTGCCAGCACCGGATCGGGACCGGATCGTCGCCGCCTACGACGGTGAGGTGGCGTTCGCGGACGCCCAAGTGGGTCGGCTGATCGATTTCCTCGCAGCCGAAGGTGCGCTCCCACGGACGACGGTGCTCGTGACCGCCGACCACGGCGAGGCGTTCGGCGAGCACAACTGCTATACGCACACCTACCACATGTGGGAACCGGTCCTGCTCGTACCGTTCGTTCTCGTCGCGCCGGAAATCGGATCGAAGAACGTTCGGGACGATCGTCCCTACACCCACATCGACATCGCGCCGACCCTGCTCGATCTCGCCGGAGTCGACTACTCCGGCGACGAGCTTCCGGGAATATCGATCGCACGCGTCCTCAGGGGGACGGCCGAGGTCGACAGGGAACGGCTCGTCTTCAGCCAGTACGACGCGCACGGAGTTCGCCGCGAAGCGGTGCGCAAGGGGCGTTGGAAGCTCGTCCACCACCACGCGGTTCCGAAGAGCGCCGCCTCCCGCCTCAACGATCTCTCCCAGGGCTCGGCCCCATCGCGCCCACGAGATCTCCCGAGCCTGGCATGGGACGGCGAGCGGTACGAGCTCTACGATCTCGTCGCCGACCCCGAGGAGCGCCGGAACGTCTACGACGAGAACTCGGGTTCCAGCACGCTCCGGGATCTCCGGAGAGGGATGGAATCGAGCCTGCGCGGGACGACCGTCTCGGGCCCCCTTTCCGAGGAAACGATGCGGGTGCTCACCGCGATGGGCTACATGCGATCACCGACTGACGCAGAGGAGCCGGCGAACCGGAGGAGGTGA
- a CDS encoding mechanosensitive ion channel family protein, producing the protein MMSGFTEHLPGFLLQHGPLAAPWWQWLLLGLLAAASLPIGLGLARLTRRILRRVAFRTQSRIDDLIVAKTRGPLMFVWAIALLRLSLPWLGVDAAVADLAREVLHTGLLFVLLWALSRGVDVMREAIASSAWAKERAASKALIRLGGRIAKIAVLAAAAVTLLAEMGYPVASLLAGLGIGGIALALAAQKTVENLFGAFSLGIDRPFREGDFVRVEDFVGTVEAIGIRSTRFRTLDRTLISIPNGKLSEMRLESFSARDRIRLACTVGLVYETTAAQMRQVLAGLERVIREHPKIWPDVIVVRFAELADSSLNIEVMAWFETADWAEFQLIRQEVLLGFMDVVEKAGTSFAFPTRTVHLASS; encoded by the coding sequence ATGATGTCGGGTTTCACCGAGCACCTGCCTGGGTTCCTGCTCCAGCACGGCCCCCTGGCGGCGCCGTGGTGGCAGTGGCTGCTGCTCGGGCTCCTCGCGGCCGCATCGCTCCCCATCGGGCTGGGGCTCGCGCGCCTGACCAGGCGCATCCTCCGACGCGTCGCGTTCCGTACGCAATCGCGGATCGACGACTTGATAGTGGCAAAGACGCGCGGCCCGTTGATGTTCGTCTGGGCGATCGCGCTCCTGCGACTCTCGCTACCGTGGCTCGGCGTCGACGCCGCCGTCGCCGACCTCGCACGGGAGGTTCTGCACACCGGGCTGCTGTTCGTCCTGCTCTGGGCGCTCTCGCGGGGCGTAGACGTCATGCGCGAGGCGATCGCATCCTCGGCGTGGGCCAAGGAGCGCGCCGCGTCCAAGGCGCTCATCCGGCTCGGCGGTCGGATCGCCAAGATCGCGGTGCTCGCCGCCGCGGCGGTCACGCTGCTCGCCGAGATGGGCTACCCGGTCGCATCCCTCCTGGCGGGGCTCGGGATCGGCGGGATCGCGCTCGCGCTGGCTGCGCAGAAGACGGTCGAGAACCTGTTCGGCGCCTTCTCCCTCGGCATCGACCGCCCGTTCCGCGAGGGCGACTTCGTGCGGGTCGAGGACTTCGTCGGGACGGTCGAGGCGATCGGGATCAGATCCACGCGGTTCCGGACGCTCGACCGGACGCTGATCAGCATCCCGAACGGCAAGCTCTCCGAGATGCGTTTGGAGTCGTTCTCGGCGCGTGATCGCATCCGCCTCGCATGCACGGTGGGGCTCGTCTACGAAACGACGGCGGCGCAGATGCGGCAGGTGCTCGCCGGGCTCGAACGCGTGATCCGGGAGCACCCCAAGATCTGGCCGGATGTGATCGTCGTTCGCTTCGCCGAGCTCGCGGACTCGTCTCTGAACATCGAGGTGATGGCGTGGTTCGAGACCGCGGACTGGGCGGAGTTCCAGCTCATCCGGCAAGAGGTGCTCCTGGGATTCATGGATGTCGTCGAGAAGGCGGGCACGAGCTTCGCGTTCCCGACGCGCACGGTGCACCTAGCCTCGAGCTAG